Sequence from the Candidatus Kapaibacterium sp. genome:
AGTTAACTTTGTAGGAGGAGGATAAAATGTATGAACCTTTAGTTATAAGAGGAATTGAGTTTAAATCAAGGCTATGGGTTGGAACAGGAAAATATCGTAGTTTTGAGGAAACAGCTCGTGCAGTAGAAGCCTCGGGAACAGATGTTGTAACTGTTGCTGTAAGAAGA
This genomic interval carries:
- a CDS encoding thiazole synthase, with product MYEPLVIRGIEFKSRLWVGTGKYRSFEETARAVEASGTDVVTVAVRR